A window of Zingiber officinale cultivar Zhangliang chromosome 5A, Zo_v1.1, whole genome shotgun sequence contains these coding sequences:
- the LOC121981332 gene encoding short-chain dehydrogenase TIC 32 B, chloroplastic-like, with protein sequence MASYLWEATGIAGPSGFGSASTAEQVTQGIDASHLTVIITGGSSGIGAEAARVMALRGAHVIIGARNTEAANSVKQSILENTPSARIDVIPIELSSLKSVRAFAEKFLEKDLPLNILINNAGIMYCPFQVSEDGIEMQFATNHLGHFLLTKLLLEKMKSTAARTGIEGRIVNLSSEAHMTTYGGGIRFDKINDKDSYNDKLAYGQSKLANILHANELARRLKEEGANVTANSLHPGLIKTNLGRHSAFFVTALRIATYVLWKSIPQGAATSCYVALHPDVKGVSGKYFADCNVSKTTANGIDELLATKLWDFSEELVKSG encoded by the exons ATGGCATCGTACCTCTGGGAAGCCACCGGCATCGCCGGCCCTAGCGGCTTCGGATCCGCCTCCACCGCCGAGCAGGTCACCCAAGGCATCGACGCCTCCCATCTCACCGTCATCATCACTG GGGGCAGTAGCGGGATTGGAGCAGAGGCTGCGAGGGTGATGGCCCTTAGAGGAGCCCATGTCATCATCGGTGCTAGGAACACTGAAGCTGCTAATAGCGTCAAACAGAGTATTCTAGAGAACACTCCATCTGCCAGAATTGATGTCATACCCATCGAACTTAGCTCACTTAAATCTGTCCGAGCATTTGCTGAAAAATTCCTTGAAAAAGACTTGCCTCTCAACATCTTAAT AAACAATGCCGGTATCATGTACTGTCCTTTTCAAGTCTCAGAGGATGGAATAGAGATGCAGTTTGCTACAAATCATCTTG GTCACTTTTTGCTGACAAAACTTCTACTTGAGAAAATGAAAAGCACAGCAGCAAGAACAGGAATTGAGGGTCGTATTGTGAATCTATCATCAGAAGCTCACATGACAACATATGGAGGAGGAATCCGGTTCGACAAAATCAACGACAAAGATTC ATACAATGACAAATTGGCATATGGACAGTCCAAATTGGCCAACATATTGCATGCCAATGAGCTCGCTAGGCGCTTAAAG GAAGAAGGCGCAAATGTCACTGCAAATTCACTTCATCCTGGTCTGATCAAGACAAACTTAGGGAGACACTCTGCTTTTTTTGTCA CTGCGTTGAGAATTGCAACTTACGTCTTGTGGAAGAGCATTCCTCAG GGTGCAGCAACTTCATGCTATGTAGCATTGCATCCAGACGTGAAGGGAGTCAGTGGGAAGTATTTCGCTGATTGCAACGTATCTAAGACGACTGCTAACGGTATTGACGAACTACTAGCAACAAAGCTTTGGGACTTCAGCGAGGAACTAGTTAAATCAGGTTAG